In one Paenibacillus sp. JQZ6Y-1 genomic region, the following are encoded:
- the ftsY gene encoding signal recognition particle-docking protein FtsY encodes MSFFKKLRESISQRTEAVTQQFRDGLEKTRKGLVDAVTDLVVRRKKIDEEFYEELEEILISADVGVNTVMELIDDLRVEVKKRRLENAADLQPVLSEKLTELLRGDENPGLNMNPNGITVILFVGVNGVGKTTTIGKMAYRFKQEGKKVLLAAGDTFRAGAIEQLEVWGQRAGVDVIKQQSGSDPAAVMYDAVRAAKQRNVDVLLCDTAGRLQNKTNLMDELNKIFRVIQREIPDAPHEVLMVLDATTGQNALSQAKLFGEKSGVTGLVLTKLDGTAKGGIVVAIRQELNLPVKFVGLGEKVGDLQPFDSEQFVHALFTGLIQAELEAEEGKSE; translated from the coding sequence ATGAGCTTTTTTAAAAAATTGCGAGAGAGTATTTCGCAACGTACTGAAGCGGTAACTCAGCAATTCCGTGACGGTTTGGAAAAAACACGTAAAGGTCTGGTGGACGCAGTAACCGATCTGGTTGTGCGCCGCAAAAAGATCGATGAAGAGTTTTACGAGGAATTAGAAGAAATTCTGATCAGCGCTGACGTAGGTGTCAATACTGTGATGGAGCTGATCGACGATCTGCGGGTCGAAGTGAAAAAACGTCGTCTGGAAAACGCCGCTGATCTGCAACCGGTTCTGTCTGAAAAGCTGACTGAGCTGCTGCGCGGAGACGAAAATCCAGGTCTGAATATGAATCCTAACGGGATCACCGTTATTCTGTTTGTCGGTGTCAATGGTGTTGGTAAAACAACCACAATCGGCAAAATGGCATACCGCTTCAAGCAGGAAGGCAAAAAAGTTCTGCTTGCAGCAGGCGATACCTTCCGTGCGGGTGCAATTGAGCAGCTGGAAGTATGGGGACAACGTGCGGGTGTTGATGTAATTAAGCAACAATCCGGCTCCGATCCAGCAGCGGTCATGTATGATGCCGTACGTGCCGCCAAGCAGCGCAATGTGGACGTATTGCTGTGCGATACAGCCGGTCGTCTGCAAAATAAAACGAATCTGATGGATGAGCTGAACAAAATCTTCCGTGTCATCCAGCGCGAAATTCCAGATGCTCCGCATGAAGTACTGATGGTACTGGATGCAACAACTGGTCAAAATGCGCTTAGCCAAGCGAAGCTGTTTGGCGAAAAGAGCGGTGTTACGGGTCTTGTGCTGACCAAGCTGGACGGCACAGCCAAAGGCGGTATCGTAGTAGCCATCCGTCAGGAACTGAATCTGCCAGTGAAATTTGTCGGTCTGGGCGAGAAAGTCGGCGATCTGCAACCATTTGACAGTGAGCAATTCGTACACGCTTTGTTTACCGGTCTGATTCAGGCGGAACTCGAAGCCGAAGAAGGCAAAAGCGAATAA
- the trhA gene encoding PAQR family membrane homeostasis protein TrhA: protein MADTHIYTRREEVANAITHGIGAALSVAALVLLIVFASLKGTPWHIVSFTIYGITMLLLYLCSTLVHSFNEGKVKDLFEIFDHSAIYLFIAGTYTPFMLLAVKGVLGWSIFGTVWGMAVLGCAFKAFFAKRFLFMSTIFYVLMGWLIVLAWAPLTAAMATGGIVLLVAGGIMYTLGTVFYVWRGFPFHHAVWHIFVLAGSVLHFFAVLFYLLPWQS, encoded by the coding sequence ATGGCTGATACACATATCTATACTCGGCGCGAAGAGGTTGCCAATGCGATTACGCATGGGATTGGCGCAGCATTAAGTGTGGCTGCACTTGTACTATTGATCGTCTTCGCTAGTTTGAAAGGCACTCCATGGCATATTGTGAGCTTTACGATCTACGGCATTACGATGCTATTGCTATATTTATGCTCCACACTCGTGCATAGCTTTAACGAAGGCAAAGTGAAAGACCTGTTCGAGATCTTTGACCATTCGGCGATTTATTTGTTTATTGCGGGAACGTATACACCGTTTATGCTGCTAGCGGTCAAAGGCGTACTGGGATGGTCGATTTTTGGTACCGTATGGGGCATGGCGGTCTTAGGCTGTGCGTTCAAAGCCTTTTTCGCTAAACGGTTTCTGTTTATGTCTACTATCTTTTATGTATTGATGGGCTGGCTGATCGTATTGGCATGGGCACCACTGACAGCGGCAATGGCAACGGGAGGTATCGTTTTGCTCGTCGCTGGCGGCATCATGTACACACTGGGAACTGTATTTTATGTGTGGAGAGGATTTCCATTCCATCATGCCGTCTGGCATATATTCGTGCTAGCAGGCAGCGTGCTGCATTTCTTCGCAGTATTATTTTATCTGCTACCGTGGCAGTCATAA
- the ylxM gene encoding YlxM family DNA-binding protein, with protein sequence MSQENRLEKTNRINLLFDFYELLLTEKQQMFLKYYFHDDYSLGEIAAEFDISRQAVYEHIKRAEQVLEMYENKLGLMDKHYRRSRHLEQLRGILEQDGLNEVQRTEALQQLSELEQVDDMS encoded by the coding sequence ATGAGTCAGGAGAATCGGCTCGAAAAAACGAACCGAATCAATTTATTATTCGACTTTTATGAACTGCTGCTGACCGAAAAACAGCAAATGTTCCTTAAATATTATTTTCACGATGACTATTCCCTCGGCGAGATCGCTGCGGAGTTTGACATTAGCCGTCAGGCGGTTTACGAGCATATCAAGCGTGCCGAACAGGTGCTAGAGATGTACGAGAACAAGCTAGGGTTGATGGACAAGCATTACCGCCGCTCGCGACATTTGGAACAGCTTAGAGGTATACTGGAGCAGGACGGTTTGAACGAGGTACAACGAACCGAAGCGCTACAGCAATTATCGGAGCTTGAACAAGTGGATGATATGTCCTGA
- the ffh gene encoding signal recognition particle protein: MAFEGLTTRLQNVFSKLRGKGKVSEEDVGEALREVRLALLEADVNFKVVKEFIAKVKEKAVGQEVMESFTPGMVIIDIVNKELTELMGGTQAKLAKATKPPTVIMMVGLQGAGKTTTSGKLARMLQKQNHRPLLVAGDIYRPAAIKQLQVLGEQIKVPVFTLGDQTSPVEIARQALQEAKTNNNDYVIIDTAGRLHIDEELMDELRQIHELTNPDEVLLVVDAMTGQDAVNVADNFNKQLQLTGVVLTKLDGDTRGGAALSVKAVTGCPIKFATLGEKLDALEVFHPERMASRILGMGDMLSLIEKAQLNIDESKAKEMERKMRNAEFTFEDFLEQMDQVKKLGPLDQIMDMLPGMGKMKQTQNLQVDDKQVGRIEAIVHSMTTQEKQHPEVINNSRRKRIAAGSGTSVAEVNRLIKQFDEMRRMMKQFSDMMDPKAMKGGGKNKMMKQMQKLSKGGGGGFKFPFR; encoded by the coding sequence ATGGCATTTGAAGGATTGACGACACGACTGCAAAACGTGTTCAGCAAGCTGCGCGGCAAAGGTAAGGTATCCGAAGAGGATGTAGGCGAAGCGCTGCGCGAGGTACGATTGGCATTGCTCGAAGCGGACGTTAACTTCAAAGTGGTAAAAGAATTTATTGCCAAAGTGAAGGAGAAGGCTGTCGGTCAGGAAGTGATGGAAAGTTTCACTCCCGGCATGGTCATCATCGACATCGTAAACAAAGAGCTGACTGAGCTGATGGGCGGAACGCAGGCGAAGCTTGCGAAGGCAACCAAGCCACCAACCGTTATTATGATGGTCGGTTTGCAAGGTGCTGGTAAAACGACCACCTCCGGTAAGCTGGCACGGATGCTGCAAAAGCAGAACCATCGTCCTTTGCTCGTTGCAGGCGATATTTATCGTCCAGCTGCGATTAAGCAATTGCAGGTTCTCGGTGAACAGATCAAGGTGCCGGTCTTCACACTGGGCGACCAGACAAGCCCGGTAGAGATTGCTCGTCAGGCATTACAGGAAGCCAAAACTAACAATAACGATTATGTTATCATTGATACCGCAGGTCGTTTGCATATTGATGAAGAGCTGATGGACGAACTTCGTCAGATCCACGAATTGACTAATCCAGATGAAGTACTGCTCGTCGTTGATGCGATGACCGGTCAGGATGCAGTCAATGTAGCGGATAACTTCAATAAGCAATTGCAACTGACAGGCGTGGTGCTGACCAAGCTGGATGGCGATACTCGTGGTGGTGCGGCATTGTCGGTCAAAGCTGTTACAGGCTGTCCGATCAAGTTTGCTACACTCGGCGAGAAGCTGGATGCGCTGGAAGTGTTCCACCCGGAACGGATGGCTTCCCGTATTCTCGGCATGGGCGATATGCTCTCCCTGATCGAAAAAGCACAGCTCAATATCGACGAATCAAAGGCGAAGGAAATGGAGCGCAAAATGCGCAACGCCGAATTCACTTTTGAAGACTTCCTTGAGCAAATGGATCAAGTCAAAAAGCTCGGTCCGCTGGATCAGATCATGGATATGCTGCCTGGCATGGGCAAAATGAAACAGACGCAAAATCTTCAGGTGGATGACAAGCAAGTGGGTCGCATCGAAGCGATTGTACATTCGATGACAACACAAGAAAAGCAGCATCCAGAAGTGATCAACAACAGCCGTCGCAAGCGCATTGCGGCAGGTAGCGGAACTTCCGTGGCTGAGGTCAATCGTCTGATCAAGCAATTCGATGAAATGCGCCGCATGATGAAACAGTTTTCGGATATGATGGACCCGAAAGCGATGAAGGGCGGCGGCAAGAACAAAATGATGAAACAAATGCAAAAGCTGAGCAAAGGCGGCGGCGGGGGCTTCAAGTTCCCATTCCGTTAA
- the rpsP gene encoding 30S ribosomal protein S16 yields the protein MAVRIRLKRIGAHKAPFYRIVVSDSRSPRDGRFIEEIGTYNPVAEPSVTKIDEEKALKWLQNGAQASDTVRNLLSKAGVMKKFHELKQQK from the coding sequence TTGGCAGTACGCATTCGTCTGAAACGTATCGGTGCTCACAAAGCGCCTTTCTATCGTATCGTTGTTTCCGATTCCCGTTCTCCTCGTGATGGACGTTTTATCGAAGAAATCGGTACTTACAATCCAGTTGCAGAACCATCTGTAACTAAAATTGATGAAGAAAAAGCTCTGAAATGGCTTCAAAACGGCGCACAAGCTTCTGACACTGTTCGCAACTTGCTCAGCAAAGCTGGCGTTATGAAAAAATTCCATGAGCTGAAACAGCAAAAATAA
- a CDS encoding KH domain-containing protein → MEQLVMVIAKALVDHPEDVSVNVVEKENLIVYELSVHPDDAGKVIGKQGRIAKALRTVVTSAAVKTHKRVTVDIMS, encoded by the coding sequence ATGGAACAATTAGTAATGGTTATTGCTAAAGCTCTGGTGGATCATCCGGAAGATGTGTCTGTGAACGTGGTGGAGAAGGAGAACCTGATCGTATATGAACTGAGCGTCCACCCGGACGATGCCGGCAAAGTGATCGGCAAGCAGGGACGTATCGCCAAGGCGCTTCGCACCGTTGTCACATCGGCCGCGGTAAAGACACATAAACGGGTTACGGTTGATATCATGTCTTAA
- the rimM gene encoding ribosome maturation factor RimM (Essential for efficient processing of 16S rRNA) yields the protein MAQQWLMVGKIVNTHGIRGELKIYPNTDFPEVRFAPGNKLMMFNEETGMQQQVEIQSSRLQKNMYVVRFKGFGNINEVEKYKGWTLRVSKDEAVELEEDEFYFHEIIGCEVVTEEGQSLGTITEILTPGANDVWVVKPAKGKDILIPYIHNVVQEINIEEKKIIVHIMEGLLE from the coding sequence ATGGCACAACAATGGTTGATGGTTGGCAAAATCGTTAATACACACGGCATTCGCGGTGAATTGAAAATTTACCCCAATACCGATTTTCCAGAAGTGCGCTTTGCGCCGGGCAACAAGCTAATGATGTTTAACGAAGAAACTGGTATGCAGCAGCAAGTGGAGATTCAATCATCCCGTCTGCAAAAAAATATGTATGTCGTTCGCTTCAAAGGTTTTGGCAATATTAACGAAGTGGAGAAATACAAAGGCTGGACGCTTCGTGTTAGTAAGGACGAAGCAGTGGAGCTGGAAGAAGATGAATTTTATTTCCACGAAATTATCGGCTGCGAAGTAGTGACCGAAGAAGGTCAATCGCTTGGCACCATTACAGAGATTCTTACACCGGGAGCCAATGACGTATGGGTAGTTAAACCTGCGAAAGGCAAGGATATTCTGATCCCGTACATTCATAATGTGGTGCAGGAGATCAATATTGAAGAGAAGAAGATCATTGTTCATATTATGGAAGGCCTGCTGGAATGA
- the trmD gene encoding tRNA (guanosine(37)-N1)-methyltransferase TrmD, translated as MKIDVLTLFPEMFTGVFGSSILGKAAAKGIVELNAVNFRNYSTSKHGTVDDTPYGGGGGMVLKPDPIFAAVEDLLSGPKPDLSELSVAQAEAGVKPRIILMCPQGETFTQYKAEELSREQHLIFICGHYEGYDERIREHLVTDELSIGDYVLTGGELPAMTVVDSVVRLLPGVLGNETSAVTDSFSTGLLEYPHYTRPSEFRGMKVPDVLLSGHHANVEKWRREQSLLRTLERRPDLLEQAELTDKERQWLKSQKNRSE; from the coding sequence ATGAAGATTGATGTATTGACTCTTTTTCCCGAAATGTTTACTGGTGTATTCGGTTCCAGTATTCTCGGTAAAGCAGCAGCCAAAGGTATAGTGGAGCTGAATGCGGTCAATTTCCGTAATTATTCCACCAGCAAGCATGGTACGGTTGATGATACGCCGTATGGTGGTGGTGGTGGAATGGTATTGAAGCCGGACCCAATCTTCGCGGCGGTAGAGGATCTGTTGTCCGGTCCAAAGCCAGACCTATCTGAACTGTCCGTTGCTCAGGCAGAAGCAGGTGTGAAGCCTCGCATCATTCTAATGTGTCCGCAGGGCGAAACCTTTACTCAGTACAAGGCAGAGGAACTGTCACGCGAACAGCATCTGATTTTCATTTGTGGTCATTACGAGGGGTATGATGAGCGCATACGGGAGCATCTAGTGACCGATGAACTGTCGATTGGTGATTATGTACTCACAGGCGGTGAACTGCCAGCAATGACCGTTGTGGACAGTGTAGTGCGTTTGCTGCCGGGAGTGCTTGGGAACGAAACTAGTGCAGTCACCGATTCGTTTAGTACAGGTCTACTCGAATATCCGCATTATACGCGTCCATCCGAATTTCGTGGGATGAAGGTGCCGGATGTATTGCTGTCTGGGCATCATGCCAATGTGGAGAAGTGGCGGCGCGAGCAATCGCTGCTGCGCACATTGGAACGCCGTCCAGATTTGCTAGAGCAGGCGGAACTGACAGACAAAGAACGACAGTGGCTAAAATCGCAGAAAAATCGCTCAGAGTAG
- the rplS gene encoding 50S ribosomal protein L19, with translation MNIIQAITQDQLRKDIPNFRAGDTLKVHVKVIEGTRERVQLFEGVVIKRQGGGIGETFTVRKISYGVGVERTFPVHSPKIDKLEVARRGKVRRAKLYYLRELRGKAARIKELRR, from the coding sequence ATGAATATCATTCAGGCGATTACTCAAGATCAACTGCGTAAAGATATCCCTAATTTCCGTGCCGGTGACACTTTGAAAGTGCACGTTAAGGTAATTGAGGGAACTCGTGAGCGCGTTCAGTTGTTCGAAGGGGTTGTAATCAAACGTCAAGGTGGAGGCATTGGTGAGACTTTTACAGTTCGTAAAATCTCTTACGGTGTAGGTGTGGAAAGAACTTTCCCAGTACACTCCCCTAAGATTGATAAACTCGAAGTGGCTCGCCGTGGTAAAGTGCGTCGTGCGAAGCTGTACTATCTTCGTGAACTTCGCGGTAAAGCAGCGAGAATTAAAGAATTGCGCCGTTAA
- the lepB gene encoding signal peptidase I translates to MEQDKQNHNVVEAAEPATVQETDTVQTPATETVPPKKKKNEAKEWIKAIVVALLLVIVIRGFLFEPFIVDGPSMQPNFHTGERVIVNKILYDIRDPHPGEVVVLKVPSQNRDFIKRIIAVGGDTVKVEGDTVTVNGKAISEPYIQAAIDKAHAQGSNYNINNFPTEQLPDGKVPQGYVFVMGDNRSNSQDSRMIGYVPLGDIIGRADVIFWPLSDAEWIDHY, encoded by the coding sequence ATGGAGCAAGATAAACAAAATCATAATGTGGTGGAAGCGGCTGAACCTGCTACAGTACAAGAGACGGATACCGTCCAAACTCCGGCAACGGAAACTGTTCCTCCCAAAAAGAAAAAAAATGAAGCTAAAGAATGGATTAAAGCGATTGTCGTAGCATTGCTGCTCGTCATCGTCATCCGTGGGTTCCTGTTTGAGCCATTTATTGTGGATGGACCATCCATGCAGCCGAACTTCCATACCGGCGAACGCGTTATCGTTAACAAAATCTTGTACGATATTCGTGATCCGCATCCGGGTGAAGTGGTCGTACTCAAAGTACCTTCGCAAAATCGTGACTTTATTAAACGTATTATCGCCGTTGGTGGGGATACGGTGAAGGTAGAGGGCGATACCGTAACGGTAAACGGCAAAGCGATCAGTGAGCCGTATATTCAAGCTGCCATTGATAAAGCACATGCACAAGGTAGTAACTACAACATTAACAACTTCCCAACCGAACAGCTTCCAGATGGCAAAGTGCCGCAAGGATATGTGTTTGTGATGGGGGATAACCGTTCCAATAGCCAGGATAGCCGCATGATCGGCTATGTGCCATTGGGTGATATTATTGGGCGCGCCGATGTAATTTTCTGGCCGCTGAGCGATGCAGAGTGGATTGATCATTATTAA
- the ylqF gene encoding ribosome biogenesis GTPase YlqF: MTIQWFPGHMTRARRQIEEKLKLIDMVIELLDARLPLSSRNPMIDEILQNKPRLIILNKADLADPVVTAGWVEYFKREGHEVLTLDAASGHGIKEIPERAKVLLKEQRDKRAAKGMNQRPIRALIVGIPNVGKSTLTNRLAGKSIAATGDRPGVTKGQQWIKIANEMELLDTPGILWPKFEDQSVGYRLAVTGAIREEILNVEDVAYYGMKYLCEYYWDNLAERFELDEKPQDLDNPNEIVEIMEHIGRKRGCLMSGGRVDLEKASKVILRELRAGKMGRISMETP; this comes from the coding sequence GTGACCATTCAATGGTTTCCCGGACATATGACCAGAGCGAGACGCCAAATCGAAGAGAAGCTCAAGCTGATCGATATGGTAATCGAGCTGTTGGACGCGCGTTTGCCGCTGTCCAGCCGTAATCCGATGATTGATGAAATTTTACAGAACAAGCCAAGATTGATTATTTTGAATAAAGCGGATCTTGCCGACCCTGTCGTTACAGCAGGCTGGGTGGAATATTTCAAGCGTGAAGGTCATGAAGTACTCACGTTGGATGCGGCGAGCGGGCATGGTATTAAGGAAATTCCTGAACGTGCCAAAGTACTGCTGAAAGAGCAACGTGATAAGCGTGCTGCTAAGGGCATGAATCAACGTCCTATTCGTGCGTTGATCGTTGGTATTCCAAACGTCGGCAAATCGACGCTGACTAACCGTCTTGCTGGGAAAAGCATCGCTGCTACAGGTGATCGTCCTGGTGTAACGAAAGGTCAGCAATGGATTAAGATTGCTAACGAAATGGAACTACTGGATACACCGGGTATCCTGTGGCCCAAATTTGAGGATCAAAGCGTCGGTTATCGCCTTGCGGTAACTGGGGCAATCCGTGAGGAGATCCTCAATGTCGAAGATGTCGCTTATTATGGTATGAAGTACCTTTGCGAATATTATTGGGACAATCTTGCCGAGCGATTTGAGCTGGATGAGAAACCACAGGATCTGGATAATCCGAACGAAATTGTGGAAATTATGGAGCATATCGGTCGAAAACGCGGTTGTCTAATGAGCGGTGGTCGCGTAGATCTGGAGAAAGCATCCAAAGTCATTTTGCGTGAATTGCGCGCAGGTAAAATGGGTCGCATTTCGATGGAAACGCCGTAA
- a CDS encoding ribonuclease HII, producing MSELLNYERECWTAGYEHVAGVDEVGRGCLFGDVVAAAVIMPQELLIEGVTDSKKLSDKKREQLYTQIMEQALAVGVGHVSAAIVDEINIKQAARLAMKIALEQLTVVPNYILVDAEKVDLPQPQRSIIKGDANSHSIAAASIIAKVTRDRLCEGEWEEQYPGYGIAGHKGYATKLHRERILQLGVTPLHRRSFLGNLLLEQPTLF from the coding sequence ATGTCTGAACTGCTGAATTATGAGCGGGAATGCTGGACTGCTGGTTACGAGCATGTAGCTGGCGTAGACGAGGTCGGTCGCGGTTGTCTGTTTGGTGATGTAGTTGCTGCGGCGGTTATTATGCCACAGGAGCTGCTGATCGAAGGCGTAACCGACTCCAAAAAGCTGAGTGACAAAAAGCGTGAACAGCTGTATACACAAATTATGGAGCAGGCATTGGCGGTTGGTGTCGGTCATGTCAGTGCTGCCATTGTGGATGAGATCAACATCAAGCAGGCTGCACGCTTAGCGATGAAAATAGCGCTGGAGCAGTTGACAGTTGTCCCGAATTATATTCTGGTAGATGCGGAAAAGGTAGATTTGCCACAGCCGCAGCGCAGTATTATTAAAGGGGACGCCAATAGTCACAGTATCGCTGCTGCTTCGATTATTGCGAAGGTAACACGCGATCGTCTTTGCGAGGGTGAATGGGAAGAACAGTATCCAGGCTATGGCATTGCTGGACACAAAGGCTATGCGACCAAGCTGCACCGCGAACGTATTTTGCAGCTGGGAGTTACTCCGCTGCATCGCCGTAGTTTCCTCGGTAATTTGTTGCTAGAGCAGCCGACGTTGTTTTGA
- a CDS encoding Smr/MutS family protein, with protein MNIGSLFRGMMGDSKPGEAKQMELKEGQVVRGVVTSVSEDGQEAVVQIQGVKVRAKLETPLQQGATTLLQVQPPGKDGMPVLKPVTANTTGQQPTASMNDLLESMSLPDTKDNREMITQMRSAGIPLTAENAKNIQASLAQKPSSVPLGEWVQSAGVAIQRGLPVTGQSVAGLQQAIFGPPLHESLGNLDNLLRAVASQTLGNAALADDAVPNGTLPANTTTAPNNTASTNGSITSAANNPNAATTAGMTANANTAATAGLSTGTAQLLDKLQNVIRQLNTLIPQTEPNNTTPQQPANTTGSNQGQSAAAEGQQTANAATQTQAATPSTTQGTTNSSPWLGQVLKLLGAEYEQQTVRAALTLTSTPASVEQSNGQPTANTNTANSNATNANQAAEQAARNITGNTPAPINTPIAGNAIPTPAASLPPQVPQPPNAAQTASAAAAALPDLLEAPDAPQAPLAPATGYAHAAATSDEQTTAQQTNTTNANAALRGTANPTDSHLDPANLIPAAHVSAEETIAKAQDTLKGLLLQLSNADDAPPVLKDAAQQLVQQLTGQQLLLNTDRTAPFAQVTMFVPFNGPEGQETASVQIQSRRGGKGELDASNCRLWFDLDMKSLGQTLLDVQVVDRIVTLKVHNDQEQLAPFVESKKQEIADAVGNLGYQLLSLQFAPLPVRSTADSLMGSTTNSDVADQYAPPEYRGVDMKI; from the coding sequence ATGAATATCGGTTCACTGTTCCGTGGAATGATGGGGGATAGCAAACCCGGCGAAGCCAAACAAATGGAATTAAAAGAAGGTCAGGTTGTCCGCGGAGTAGTGACCAGTGTGTCTGAAGATGGTCAAGAGGCAGTCGTTCAGATTCAGGGCGTCAAAGTACGTGCCAAGCTGGAAACGCCACTCCAGCAGGGAGCCACCACATTATTACAGGTGCAGCCGCCAGGTAAGGATGGTATGCCTGTATTGAAGCCAGTAACTGCCAATACAACCGGACAGCAGCCTACCGCTTCGATGAACGATTTGCTGGAATCGATGAGTTTGCCGGATACCAAGGACAATCGCGAAATGATTACCCAAATGCGTTCTGCTGGTATTCCATTGACTGCGGAAAACGCTAAAAATATTCAGGCATCACTGGCGCAAAAGCCTTCATCAGTACCACTCGGTGAATGGGTACAATCGGCGGGAGTGGCTATTCAGCGGGGCTTGCCAGTCACTGGGCAAAGTGTTGCTGGTTTACAGCAAGCGATCTTTGGACCGCCATTGCATGAAAGTCTGGGCAATCTGGATAACCTATTGCGTGCAGTAGCTTCCCAAACACTTGGTAATGCCGCATTGGCAGATGATGCTGTACCGAATGGAACATTGCCAGCGAATACAACGACAGCTCCTAATAATACTGCTTCTACTAACGGAAGCATCACTTCAGCAGCCAACAATCCTAATGCTGCGACAACAGCAGGCATGACTGCAAATGCGAATACGGCAGCAACAGCCGGACTTAGTACTGGTACTGCTCAATTACTAGACAAGCTGCAAAATGTGATTCGACAGTTGAATACACTCATTCCCCAAACGGAGCCAAACAATACGACTCCACAGCAGCCTGCCAACACTACAGGAAGCAATCAGGGGCAGTCGGCAGCAGCAGAAGGGCAACAGACAGCAAACGCTGCGACTCAGACTCAGGCAGCGACGCCTTCCACTACACAAGGCACTACGAACAGCTCACCGTGGCTAGGACAGGTACTAAAGCTGCTTGGTGCCGAATATGAGCAGCAAACCGTACGCGCGGCTCTAACGCTAACTTCTACACCTGCATCAGTAGAGCAGTCTAATGGTCAACCGACAGCAAATACGAATACTGCGAATAGCAATGCGACAAATGCAAATCAAGCGGCGGAGCAGGCGGCACGCAATATAACAGGCAACACTCCGGCACCGATTAATACTCCGATTGCTGGCAATGCTATCCCGACTCCAGCTGCGTCGTTACCACCACAGGTGCCACAACCGCCAAATGCTGCGCAAACGGCTTCTGCGGCAGCAGCAGCTCTGCCAGACCTACTGGAAGCACCCGATGCTCCGCAAGCGCCGCTTGCACCGGCTACAGGTTATGCTCACGCAGCTGCGACTTCAGATGAACAAACAACTGCACAGCAAACCAATACTACCAATGCTAATGCAGCATTGAGAGGAACGGCGAATCCTACAGATTCACACCTGGACCCAGCCAATCTGATCCCTGCGGCTCACGTTTCCGCCGAAGAAACGATTGCCAAAGCGCAAGATACATTAAAAGGATTGTTGTTACAGCTTAGCAATGCTGACGATGCACCTCCAGTCTTAAAAGATGCTGCTCAGCAGCTGGTGCAACAGTTGACGGGTCAGCAATTGCTGCTCAATACCGATCGTACCGCTCCTTTTGCACAGGTGACGATGTTTGTACCTTTTAATGGACCGGAAGGGCAGGAAACGGCTTCGGTGCAGATTCAGTCACGTCGTGGCGGCAAAGGAGAGTTGGATGCTTCCAATTGCCGTCTGTGGTTTGATCTAGATATGAAATCGCTCGGTCAAACGCTGCTGGATGTACAGGTCGTTGACCGCATTGTTACATTAAAGGTGCATAACGATCAGGAACAGTTGGCTCCTTTTGTCGAGAGTAAAAAGCAGGAAATCGCTGATGCCGTCGGTAATCTGGGATACCAGCTATTATCGTTGCAATTTGCCCCATTGCCGGTACGCTCCACAGCCGATTCACTGATGGGATCAACTACCAATAGCGATGTCGCCGATCAATATGCACCGCCTGAATATAGAGGGGTGGACATGAAAATATGA
- a CDS encoding EscU/YscU/HrcU family type III secretion system export apparatus switch protein, with amino-acid sequence MNTSKRQPSKANNISAKRAVALKYDPAQNAAPVVVAKGRGRIAETILEKAQEAGVVIQEDPALVEVLSKLDLDQQIPGELYDLVAEILSFIYQADKSYASGPSIW; translated from the coding sequence ATGAATACATCCAAACGGCAACCATCCAAAGCAAACAACATTAGCGCCAAACGCGCGGTTGCTCTGAAATATGATCCGGCTCAAAATGCTGCACCTGTTGTTGTAGCCAAAGGACGCGGTAGAATCGCTGAAACCATTTTGGAAAAGGCACAGGAAGCTGGCGTTGTGATTCAGGAAGATCCAGCATTGGTCGAGGTGTTGTCCAAGCTTGATCTGGATCAGCAAATTCCCGGTGAGCTGTATGATCTGGTCGCAGAGATTTTGTCATTTATCTATCAAGCTGACAAAAGTTATGCTTCCGGTCCGAGTATATGGTAA